In Cydia pomonella isolate Wapato2018A chromosome 1, ilCydPomo1, whole genome shotgun sequence, one genomic interval encodes:
- the LOC133519070 gene encoding exonuclease 3'-5' domain-containing protein 2 isoform X1 has translation MEAILKHKLSVTTVIITLLSAVVVFTVLKYKRRIRKASEALHYMNISIVTNEETCNSAVTIIRRKCAYQNAIGFDCEWVTVGRKRQPVALLQLSTLDGFCGLFRLNQMKTVPSSLKALLEDNTIYKVGVSPSDDAKYLFHDWGPKLKSSLDVRHLARACGYSAGGLASLSEALLQITLDKHWKVRCSDWEAEQLTDRQIVYAAADAHVAIKIFAKLIREFTSRARGFYWHTGKMGKDSQQDVNDLCRDIADVAFKTKHNSNQKTNGKKDKIVKKEDIVISKRYPYLTRTKPLYNNCYLQAPDGELLCTCDKKKALWYVEKELGAVVSEAPLTVRLRFEPAGRSVGAVGRYYQLAKENKCVVCGSTDSYIRKNVVPREYRKYFPEVMKDHSSHDVVLLCVRCHQLSNTLDLRMREMLARKCHAPLASGKAEHSCDFNTRKIRSLARALLYQSQSLPEARRRKLEEVLLHHYPQCEVITQELLQEAAATSPEVAIKKEEESHGMKVVEYHLKHEGLLRLEEYWREHFLTSMEPKCMPELWSIKHNEERLRVRFEEGRLSQKDLQSIGLASWI, from the exons ATGGAAGCAATATTAAAACATAAACTCAGTGTAACAAccgtaataattacattattgtcTGCGGTCGTTGTATTTACTGTTTTGAAGTATAAACGGAGAATTAGAAAAGCTTCGGAGGCATTACATTATATGAATATTTCAATTGTTACTAATGAAGAGACATGCAATAGCGCTGTAACTATTATAAGAAG gaAGTGTGCGTACCAAAATGCCATAGGATTTGACTGTGAATGGGTGACTGTGGGTCGCAAAAGACAGCCTGTCGCATTGTTGCAACTGTCCACCCTTGATGGCTTTTGTGGTCTGTTCCGGTTAAATCAAATGAAAACTGTCCCTAGCTCATTAAAA GCATTACTTGAAGATAACACCATCTACAAAGTAGGTGTTTCTCCTTCTGATGACGCAAAATATCTGTTCCACGACTGGGGACCTAAACTAAAGAGTTCTCTCGACGTGCGCCACCTGGCTCGCGCCTGCGGCTACAGTGCCGGCGGTCTGGCGAGTCTCTCTGAAGCACTGTTGCAAATCACTCTGGATAAACACTGGAAG GTACGTTGCAGTGACTGGGAGGCGGAGCagttgacagacagacaaataGTGTATGCAGCGGCTGATGCACATGTTGCTATCAAAATATTTGCGAAATTAATACGTGAATTTACTAGCAGAGCACGCGGTTTTTACTGGCATACTGGAAAAATGGGCAAAGATTCACAACAAGATGTTAATGATTTATGTCGGGATATTGCAGATGTTGCTTTCAAAACAAAGCATAACAGTAATCAGAAAACTAATGG GAAGAAGGATAAGATCGTTAAGAAAGAAGACATAGTGATAAGCAAGAGGTACCCGTACTTGACGCGCACCAAGCCCCTGTACAACAACTGCTACCTGCAGGCACCCGATGGCGAGCTGCTGTGCACTTGTGACAAAAAGAAAGCCCTCTG GTACGTGGAGAAGGAGTTGGGGGCTGTGGTGAGCGAGGCGCCGCTGACTGTGCGGCTGCGGTTCGAGCCGGCCGGCCGCTCCGTGGGCGCCGTGGGCCGCTATTACCAGCTCGCCAAGGAGAACAAGTGCGTCGTGTGCGGCAGCACCGACTCTTACATTAGAAAAAATGTCGTACCTAGAGAGTACCGAAAGTATTTTCCCG AGGTAATGAAGGACCACTCGTCGCACGACGTGGTGCTGCTGTGCGTGCGCTGTCACCAGCTTTCCAACACACTGGACCTGCGCATGCGCGAAATGCTGGCGCGCAAGTGTCACGCGCCGCTCGCTAGCGGCAAGGCTGAACATAGCTGCGACTTCAATACTAG GAAAATTCGTTCGTTGGCGCGTGCCCTGTTATACCAGTCGCAGTCGCTGCCGGAGGCGCGGCGGCGCAAGCTCGAGGAGGTGCTGTTGCATCACTACCCGCAATGCGAAGTGATCACGCAGGAACTGTTGCAGGAGGCTGCTGCCACCAGCCCGGAAGT TGCCATTAAAAAGGAAGAAGAGAGCCACGGCATGAAAGTAGTAGAGTATCACCTGAAACACGAAGGTCTTCTGCGACTAGAGGAGTATTGGCGAGAACATTTCCTCACTTCGATGGAACCGAAATGCATGCCCGAGTTATGGTCTATTAAACATAACGAAGAAAG GCTCCGTGTGAGATTCGAAGAAGGACGTCTATCTCAAAAAGATTTGCAATCAATTGGACTCGCGTCGTGGATTTAA
- the LOC133519070 gene encoding exonuclease 3'-5' domain-containing protein 2 isoform X2, with protein sequence MEAILKHKLSVTTVIITLLSAVVVFTVLKYKRRIRKASEALHYMNISIVTNEETCNSAVTIIRRKCAYQNAIGFDCEWVTVGRKRQPVALLQLSTLDGFCGLFRLNQMKTVPSSLKALLEDNTIYKVGVSPSDDAKYLFHDWGPKLKSSLDVRHLARACGYSAGGLASLSEALLQITLDKHWKVRCSDWEAEQLTDRQIVYAAADAHVAIKIFAKLIREFTSRARGFYWHTGKMGKDSQQDVNDLCRDIADVAFKTKHNSNQKTNGKKDKIVKKEDIVISKRYPYLTRTKPLYNNCYLQAPDGELLCTCDKKKALWYVEKELGAVVSEAPLTVRLRFEPAGRSVGAVGRYYQLAKENKCVVCGSTDSYIRKNVVPREYRKYFPEVMKDHSSHDVVLLCVRCHQLSNTLDLRMREMLARKCHAPLASGKAEHSCDFNTRKIRSLARALLYQSQSLPEARRRKLEEVLLHHYPQCEVITQELLQEAAATSPEVYVFSP encoded by the exons ATGGAAGCAATATTAAAACATAAACTCAGTGTAACAAccgtaataattacattattgtcTGCGGTCGTTGTATTTACTGTTTTGAAGTATAAACGGAGAATTAGAAAAGCTTCGGAGGCATTACATTATATGAATATTTCAATTGTTACTAATGAAGAGACATGCAATAGCGCTGTAACTATTATAAGAAG gaAGTGTGCGTACCAAAATGCCATAGGATTTGACTGTGAATGGGTGACTGTGGGTCGCAAAAGACAGCCTGTCGCATTGTTGCAACTGTCCACCCTTGATGGCTTTTGTGGTCTGTTCCGGTTAAATCAAATGAAAACTGTCCCTAGCTCATTAAAA GCATTACTTGAAGATAACACCATCTACAAAGTAGGTGTTTCTCCTTCTGATGACGCAAAATATCTGTTCCACGACTGGGGACCTAAACTAAAGAGTTCTCTCGACGTGCGCCACCTGGCTCGCGCCTGCGGCTACAGTGCCGGCGGTCTGGCGAGTCTCTCTGAAGCACTGTTGCAAATCACTCTGGATAAACACTGGAAG GTACGTTGCAGTGACTGGGAGGCGGAGCagttgacagacagacaaataGTGTATGCAGCGGCTGATGCACATGTTGCTATCAAAATATTTGCGAAATTAATACGTGAATTTACTAGCAGAGCACGCGGTTTTTACTGGCATACTGGAAAAATGGGCAAAGATTCACAACAAGATGTTAATGATTTATGTCGGGATATTGCAGATGTTGCTTTCAAAACAAAGCATAACAGTAATCAGAAAACTAATGG GAAGAAGGATAAGATCGTTAAGAAAGAAGACATAGTGATAAGCAAGAGGTACCCGTACTTGACGCGCACCAAGCCCCTGTACAACAACTGCTACCTGCAGGCACCCGATGGCGAGCTGCTGTGCACTTGTGACAAAAAGAAAGCCCTCTG GTACGTGGAGAAGGAGTTGGGGGCTGTGGTGAGCGAGGCGCCGCTGACTGTGCGGCTGCGGTTCGAGCCGGCCGGCCGCTCCGTGGGCGCCGTGGGCCGCTATTACCAGCTCGCCAAGGAGAACAAGTGCGTCGTGTGCGGCAGCACCGACTCTTACATTAGAAAAAATGTCGTACCTAGAGAGTACCGAAAGTATTTTCCCG AGGTAATGAAGGACCACTCGTCGCACGACGTGGTGCTGCTGTGCGTGCGCTGTCACCAGCTTTCCAACACACTGGACCTGCGCATGCGCGAAATGCTGGCGCGCAAGTGTCACGCGCCGCTCGCTAGCGGCAAGGCTGAACATAGCTGCGACTTCAATACTAG GAAAATTCGTTCGTTGGCGCGTGCCCTGTTATACCAGTCGCAGTCGCTGCCGGAGGCGCGGCGGCGCAAGCTCGAGGAGGTGCTGTTGCATCACTACCCGCAATGCGAAGTGATCACGCAGGAACTGTTGCAGGAGGCTGCTGCCACCAGCCCGGAAGTGTATGTTTTCTCACCTTAA
- the LOC133519070 gene encoding exonuclease 3'-5' domain-containing protein 2 isoform X3 — translation MKTVPSSLKALLEDNTIYKVGVSPSDDAKYLFHDWGPKLKSSLDVRHLARACGYSAGGLASLSEALLQITLDKHWKVRCSDWEAEQLTDRQIVYAAADAHVAIKIFAKLIREFTSRARGFYWHTGKMGKDSQQDVNDLCRDIADVAFKTKHNSNQKTNGKKDKIVKKEDIVISKRYPYLTRTKPLYNNCYLQAPDGELLCTCDKKKALWYVEKELGAVVSEAPLTVRLRFEPAGRSVGAVGRYYQLAKENKCVVCGSTDSYIRKNVVPREYRKYFPEVMKDHSSHDVVLLCVRCHQLSNTLDLRMREMLARKCHAPLASGKAEHSCDFNTRKIRSLARALLYQSQSLPEARRRKLEEVLLHHYPQCEVITQELLQEAAATSPEVAIKKEEESHGMKVVEYHLKHEGLLRLEEYWREHFLTSMEPKCMPELWSIKHNEERLRVRFEEGRLSQKDLQSIGLASWI, via the exons ATGAAAACTGTCCCTAGCTCATTAAAA GCATTACTTGAAGATAACACCATCTACAAAGTAGGTGTTTCTCCTTCTGATGACGCAAAATATCTGTTCCACGACTGGGGACCTAAACTAAAGAGTTCTCTCGACGTGCGCCACCTGGCTCGCGCCTGCGGCTACAGTGCCGGCGGTCTGGCGAGTCTCTCTGAAGCACTGTTGCAAATCACTCTGGATAAACACTGGAAG GTACGTTGCAGTGACTGGGAGGCGGAGCagttgacagacagacaaataGTGTATGCAGCGGCTGATGCACATGTTGCTATCAAAATATTTGCGAAATTAATACGTGAATTTACTAGCAGAGCACGCGGTTTTTACTGGCATACTGGAAAAATGGGCAAAGATTCACAACAAGATGTTAATGATTTATGTCGGGATATTGCAGATGTTGCTTTCAAAACAAAGCATAACAGTAATCAGAAAACTAATGG GAAGAAGGATAAGATCGTTAAGAAAGAAGACATAGTGATAAGCAAGAGGTACCCGTACTTGACGCGCACCAAGCCCCTGTACAACAACTGCTACCTGCAGGCACCCGATGGCGAGCTGCTGTGCACTTGTGACAAAAAGAAAGCCCTCTG GTACGTGGAGAAGGAGTTGGGGGCTGTGGTGAGCGAGGCGCCGCTGACTGTGCGGCTGCGGTTCGAGCCGGCCGGCCGCTCCGTGGGCGCCGTGGGCCGCTATTACCAGCTCGCCAAGGAGAACAAGTGCGTCGTGTGCGGCAGCACCGACTCTTACATTAGAAAAAATGTCGTACCTAGAGAGTACCGAAAGTATTTTCCCG AGGTAATGAAGGACCACTCGTCGCACGACGTGGTGCTGCTGTGCGTGCGCTGTCACCAGCTTTCCAACACACTGGACCTGCGCATGCGCGAAATGCTGGCGCGCAAGTGTCACGCGCCGCTCGCTAGCGGCAAGGCTGAACATAGCTGCGACTTCAATACTAG GAAAATTCGTTCGTTGGCGCGTGCCCTGTTATACCAGTCGCAGTCGCTGCCGGAGGCGCGGCGGCGCAAGCTCGAGGAGGTGCTGTTGCATCACTACCCGCAATGCGAAGTGATCACGCAGGAACTGTTGCAGGAGGCTGCTGCCACCAGCCCGGAAGT TGCCATTAAAAAGGAAGAAGAGAGCCACGGCATGAAAGTAGTAGAGTATCACCTGAAACACGAAGGTCTTCTGCGACTAGAGGAGTATTGGCGAGAACATTTCCTCACTTCGATGGAACCGAAATGCATGCCCGAGTTATGGTCTATTAAACATAACGAAGAAAG GCTCCGTGTGAGATTCGAAGAAGGACGTCTATCTCAAAAAGATTTGCAATCAATTGGACTCGCGTCGTGGATTTAA